GGTTCTAAACTCGGGGAAATCACAGCCAAATTTAGCTCTGTGGCTGAATTTTTCGCGACTTTATTTGTTTCGTGATAAATGCTTGAATGTGATAGATCGGGAATATTTACTGTAATTGCTTGGCCATTACGTGAGGAAGTTTCGTGTGCGTATAAAGCTAATAAAACAGCTTCAAATCCGGCTAATGGTATATGGAGATTGACCCGAGAGAGATAAACGCCGGCGATTATGGGTAAGAATCGGAGGACGACGAGGTGGAGTTCGGGTTCGGAGGATTGGAAAGTGTCGTAAAGCCAGCGGCAGAGGTTGTTGTCGCCGGAACCGGAGTCGGGTTGGCGGAGGAGTGTGGAGATTTGGGCGGCAGTTTCGGAGTCGTGGAGGAGGCAAAATGCGGGGGTTTCGGAGGAGGAAAGGGAGGGGGGAATGAAAGGGATGATTGAAGCTAAGGATTGGATTGCGACGTGGGCTTTTGTGTAGGAATCGGACCATGTTATGTGTGGTTTGTTTGGGGTGGTGGATAGTTCTGATTCTTGATCTGCGGCGGCGGACATGGTAGCGGCGGTGGTTGTTTCGCCGGACATTGGTAATGTATTGGGAGGAAATAGGGGAAGGGGAAGATGTTGAGAGTTTGAGGTTTTAATGAAACAGAGAAAATGTTGGAATGGAGGTAATAGTATGGGAAGGGAATATTTGTTGTTTTGAGAGAATTAAGGAATGAAAAGTGGATCTTATAATTAGAGTACCAAGAAATGAGATAAGGAGTAATCCACGGTTTCAAAGGATTCTGTATTACTTTTAAAGTGATGGCAAAATACAAAATTGGTAGGTGCGTATTTGCTagctaaaatatatataatatatatatatatatatatatatatatatactataatattaaaaatatatatttcatcgACTATTATTTTTAGGATCGGCTAAACTTATATAATTCTCCAATAAGAtgatcaaaatataaaattggatTGGTCGGTCAAAACCAATTACATTTACTAgtcaaaaagtat
This sequence is a window from Nicotiana tomentosiformis chromosome 5, ASM39032v3, whole genome shotgun sequence. Protein-coding genes within it:
- the LOC104085461 gene encoding uncharacterized protein → MSGETTTAATMSAAADQESELSTTPNKPHITWSDSYTKAHVAIQSLASIIPFIPPSLSSSETPAFCLLHDSETAAQISTLLRQPDSGSGDNNLCRWLYDTFQSSEPELHLVVLRFLPIIAGVYLSRVNLHIPLAGFEAVLLALYAHETSSRNGQAITVNIPDLSHSSIYHETNKVAKNSATELNLAVISPSLEPYGTVRSMKRARIVGVALELYFSKIPQIPVESKLDFCEFCKIWSGQYGENDENGDVKKRINLPWELFQPVLRILGHCLMGHKKNEKLKEAAIGACNCLYERALHDLNTKAMLATGSLIKLAKLDLESDDVDYTEIIESNTITL